From the Paenibacillus tianjinensis genome, the window AACGGGGAATTAAAGTCATCATGGATCTAGTTGTCAATCATACTTCTAAGGAACATCCATGGTTTGTGGAATCCGCTAAGAAAAAAGACAGCAAATTCCGCGACTTCTATGTCTGGGCAGAAGATCAGAACCGTCAGGTTAGCGGAACCAGTGCTGCCGGCAGCGGAAATCCATGGCACTCCCTGCTGGGCAGCCATTACATGGGCACTTTCTGGGATGGAATGCCGGATCTCAATTTCGACAATCCGGAGGTTCGGAGCGAAATGGAGGATATCGGGAAGTTCTGGCTGACACAAGGCGTCGACGGCTTCCGTCTGGATGCGGCCAAGCATATTTATGAAGACCTTTTATCTGACAAAAGCGCTGCTACAACAGCAAAGAACGTTGCCTGGTGGCAGGAATTCCGCAAAGCGATGAACGAGGTCAATCCGAAAGCCTATATCGTAGGAGAAGTATGGGAGAACTCTGCGGTTTCTGTTGGTGCCTATTTGGATCACGCCTTTGATTCAGGCTTCAATTTTGGCCTGGCCGAGACGCTGGTCAATTCCGCCAAGACAGAAAAAGACAGCGGGGTTGTTTTTACCCTGGAGCGTACCTATATGCTGTATTCACAGATTTCCGGGGGCAGCTTTACAGATGCTACCTTTCTGACCAATCATGATCAGAACAGGGTGATGAGCCAGCTCGGGAACAATCCGGACCATGCCAAAATGGCTGCAGCAATGCTGCTTACACTGCCTGGTAATCCATTTATTTATTACGGGGAAGAGATAGGCATGCTGGGCCAGAAACCGGATGAGGGGATTCGTGAGCCGATGCAATGGTCTGCGGACGGGAAAAGCAAGGGTCAGACAACGTGGGAGCAGAGCAGCAATAATAGCGGCAATCCGGGAGGTGATGTGGAAAGCCAGCTGCATGGCAGTAACTCACTACTGGACTGGTACCGCCAGCTTATTGCACTCCGGAGCAGTGTACCGGCGCTCCAGAATGGAGGAATACGTGATTTCGTTTCTGGAAATGAGGGGATTATGGCCTTTGAACGTATTACAGCCGGACAGCAGGTGCTTGTGGTCCTCAATTTGACAGGCAAGTCCCAAACACTTTCCCTTCAGAACGGTGAAAAGGGCTACTCCTATTCCAAGGTCTTAAAAGCCCTTCCGGGGGAAGCGAAACTAACAGGAGATACGCTCACACTTCCACCGTATACAACAGTCATTCTGGAGTAACTGCATGCGAAGAACATAACATCCACTGGCATAATGCGGAGCATAATTCTGCTCTGGTGGCAGGCATCGCAATCATCCAATCTTCAGTGGACACACTGCTCATCCGGAGCAGCCAGCCGCCGCCGGCGTCTTCAATATAACAGGCATGCTGTAAGGTCCAGCCGCTCTTGCTGCGGGAACAAAGCTTTAATTCTCCGTCCGCAGTCCGGCTTTTTAATACTCTGGCGAGCTGTACGGAACTTTCCAGATCGCCTGTCTCTGCAATCAGGCATTCTGCTAAAAAATACAAGGTGTATGAATCGGCCTTCGCCTTCAGCTCCTCGAATCTCCGTTTGGACATTTGCAGAGCAGGTACATTCGTGGGTACTGATTCCGTATAATCAAAACAATTAAATAAGTAATAGCATGCCCGCTTCACTTTTCCGGGCTCTGTAAGCTCATAGCCGAAGGAGTCCGGATCGTGAATGCTGTAAATATACGTCCGTTCTTTATGTACTTGCAGGCAAAGATCATGGGTATAGTCTTCCTCACTGAATTTCAACCGACATATTCGTTCTGCAGATGCAGCCTTTTGCAGTAACTCCGATACTTCCTTCCCCTCCGTAGCTTCAGGGAACAGAAAACGCCCTAAATATGCCTTCTCTTTTTTATTCACAGCCTTATTTCCTTCCCGGATTCCCAGGAGTACAGGAATCTCCAGCAATAAAAAGCTCCAACCTACTAAACTCGTAATCTTTATGTTATCATAAGCTAATTTTAAGGTAAAATTAAGAAATGAAGGGTATGATCATAGCATGAAATACTTGTAGCGAGGTGATTTCAAAATGAGAATGCTCATCACATTTCAGAACAAGCTGGTACCGGTTTACTTCACTACAGAAAACAAACAACCTACACAAAAGGTGCTCCGGCTCCTGAACAGTACACTTGAACTCAAGATCCAGAAGGGTAAAAGCGCTCTGCAGAAATGTTTGAATTCACTAATCAGTATCGAAATTAAAGGCTCTGAAGCTATATTGCACAGTTACAGTGAAAATGATTCACTCGCGTTATCCCTCTATTAATAGAGGGTTTTTTTTTTGCGCAAAAAAAAGCACGATCTCTCCTTACTCAGAAAGAAGGTGCTCCGCTCTATATGTTGGCCGAGTTGCTGTACGTCAGCGGCAGGCATCAGCTTATCCGGTGGTTTTTGTTTTCTTCCTTTTCAGCCTTCTGAATCCGCAGTTTGAACAACTTCACCAAATTCAGCCGTGTCTGCTCTTCGTGACAGTTGTCCAATTTCTTAATGATAAAGCGGTCGATGGACATGTCATTCGCTCCTTTTCCAGATTCTTTTACCTGAAAAGCGGTTAGAAAATTATTCCCTTCCCCCTTGTAACACCTATATAACCGGGACCCGGGAACCTTAAACTCAGCCCAAAAAGGCAAATTTAGCCGGGGTCGGC encodes:
- a CDS encoding alpha-amylase family glycosyl hydrolase produces the protein MNLELTRLPGRCIWYSLAVTGLAAVVLAGCSNDGQDNLNNSSQTAVSSPQVSPSPSSASAGQSPQTAAASGTAVDEQPSTVFYEVFVRSFSDSDGDGIGDLRGLTDKLDYLNDGNPDTTDDLGIGGIWLMPVNPSPSYHGYDVTDYRSINPDYGTLQDMQQLVKEAHKRGIKVIMDLVVNHTSKEHPWFVESAKKKDSKFRDFYVWAEDQNRQVSGTSAAGSGNPWHSLLGSHYMGTFWDGMPDLNFDNPEVRSEMEDIGKFWLTQGVDGFRLDAAKHIYEDLLSDKSAATTAKNVAWWQEFRKAMNEVNPKAYIVGEVWENSAVSVGAYLDHAFDSGFNFGLAETLVNSAKTEKDSGVVFTLERTYMLYSQISGGSFTDATFLTNHDQNRVMSQLGNNPDHAKMAAAMLLTLPGNPFIYYGEEIGMLGQKPDEGIREPMQWSADGKSKGQTTWEQSSNNSGNPGGDVESQLHGSNSLLDWYRQLIALRSSVPALQNGGIRDFVSGNEGIMAFERITAGQQVLVVLNLTGKSQTLSLQNGEKGYSYSKVLKALPGEAKLTGDTLTLPPYTTVILE